Part of the Carassius carassius chromosome 20, fCarCar2.1, whole genome shotgun sequence genome, gagaatctgtgggatattgtaaagagaaagttgagagccgcaagacccaacactctggatgagcttaaggccactatcgaagcatcctgggcctccataacacctaagcagtgccacaggctgattgcctccatgccacgccgcattgaagcagtcatttctgcaaaaggattcccgaccaagtattgagtgcataactgaacataattatttgaaggttgactttttttgtattaaaaacacttttcttttattggtctgattaaatatgctaatttttttagatgggAAATTTGggtttttcatgagctgtatgccaaaatcatcagtattaaaacaataaaagacctgaaatatatcagttggtgtgcaatgaatctaaaatatatgaaagtttaatttttatcattacattatggaaaataatgaactttatcacaatatgctaatttctttagaaggacctgtatatgaaCCTTTATCTAGAATTTACAGTAGGAATGAAAATCATGAAGAATTTAATGGTTCCGATTCAGTTGTTATAAACAATCCCAGTTCCTTACAATTTTTTAAGTACttgtaataaaatctatttatcttTCTAGAATAGTAAACCAGACGTATgtgtatagaaaaaaaaagataattgaaACTGCATGTAACTTTTGGgcctctaaaataaaaaataaaataaaactgcatgtgTCTTTAGCTCTGCTTCTCTTTTCCTGGGTGAATGTGGTTTTTGACATCAGTGTACTTATGGACATCTTATAAGTACAGATGGACAAATAATGCACTCTATGCCTATTTTCATGTCAGTTCTACAATGCTGCTTATCACAGGTTGACCAGCTTCTAGTTCATCAGAAAATTGAATTAATGGAAGGTAATGTTTGACCACTGATTGCAGTAAAAACAATTTTCTAAACCCCTGTCACATGAGTGAGTACAAATGCTCTCTTTCTCTTACAGTTCTCACGGGATGGGAGACCAATAATCAATATGTTGTGAAAAATAGTTTAGGACAGCAGGTCTTTTTTGCTGCTGAGGAGAGCAGTTTTTGTACTCGCATGATGTGTGGACCACTGCGTTCCTTCCTGCTTCATATCCAGGATAACCTGGGACAGGAAGTGATGACTTTATCCCGCCCCCTCAAATGCAGTAGTTGTTGCTTTCCTTGCTGTCTGCAAGAGGTACAGTACAACATGACCACTTCACCATTCATACTGTTTCATGCATATTAGCCCAATGTTTTGCATCCTGCTTTGCATTCCATCATACCCGCAACCAATAAAAACAATAAGtgataataaatatttgaaaatgttgcTGTCTTAGCATGTCAGTACTGCCTCATATATTTCAGCTGGAGGTCCAGAGCCCCCCGGGGAGCCCTATTGGTTATGTAATACAAAGCTGGCATCCTTTCTTCCCGAAATTCACCATCCAGAATGAGAGAAAAGAACCTGTTCTGAAGATTGTGGGGCCATTCTGTGATTGCAAATGTTGTTCTGATGTTAATTTTGAGGTATGGTGCATACATTATACCATAAATTATACTGTTatgttcaaaatataattatgtaacaatataatataatacaaatggtTTGGAAATATAAAGccaattaaaaata contains:
- the LOC132095863 gene encoding phospholipid scramblase 1 isoform X2, with the translated sequence MVMSVPDRPLGCPPGLEYLAQVDQLLVHQKIELMEVLTGWETNNQYVVKNSLGQQVFFAAEESSFCTRMMCGPLRSFLLHIQDNLGQEVMTLSRPLKCSSCCFPCCLQELEVQSPPGSPIGYVIQSWHPFFPKFTIQNERKEPVLKIVGPFCDCKCCSDVNFEVMSLDESSVIGRISKQWSGFEAEAFTDADNFSLQFPVDLDVKIKAVILGACFLIDFMYFEHTQKQE
- the LOC132095863 gene encoding phospholipid scramblase 1 isoform X1 is translated as MVMSVPDRPLGCPPGLEYLAQVDQLLVHQKIELMEVLTGWETNNQYVVKNSLGQQVFFAAEESSFCTRMMCGPLRSFLLHIQDNLGQEVMTLSRPLKCSSCCFPCCLQELEVQSPPGSPIGYVIQSWHPFFPKFTIQNERKEPVLKIVGPFCDCKCCSDVNFEVMSLDESSVIGRISKQWSGFEAEAFTDADNFSLQFPVDLDVKIKAVILGACFLIDFMYFEQIKGEEKTALCYCRPLK